The following is a genomic window from Dehalococcoidia bacterium.
GGCAGCGCGGATGGAAACAACAATAGCGTGCCTGTGCCTGCCAACAACGGGCAAGTGAACGGAACAGCGACCTGGATTGCCGATGAGGCAGCCAAGGTGGATGTGACCTTCCCTGATGGAGATTGGATCACCAAGCTGTGCATCCAGGGAGTGGATATGGATCAGGATAGTGATATTGACCAGGATGACGCTGATGCTCTGAGTGCTCTGATCTCCGTTCGTGTGGGGAGCTGGAATGGAAGCTTCAACACTTTCGGGCTGAGTAGCCAGGGCGTCATGAGATGGGTGACAGGGACTGATATCTTCCGAATGGAAGTCCAGACCCAGACCGGTTCGGAGGAAGTATTAACGGGCGACTATCTGGCTCTGGAAGTCAGCAACTCTGATCAGGTGAAATCCTATTATGTGCTGACGGAAGGGTGTTCGGAATTGCAGTCCCCCTGCAGCGATCCGGGCTATCCTACCCCTGAAATTGCCACAGCAATCCTGGTAGGGCTTGGAGTCCTTGGACTGGCGGGATATGTGTTCATCCGCAGGCGGTCTGCAGGAATGGCGGCCTAACGAAAAGGAAATAAGGGGGTTTAGATGAAGACAAGACGTGGACTAATAGTAATGATAGCAGTAGTTCTCTCCGCGCTGGTTTTGATGGCCACCGGCATAGCCATGGCAGCAACTCCCAGCCAGCATTGGAAATTGGATAATGACAAGCAGATGGAAAGGGAAACCGGTCTGGGGAATGATGGCCAAAGCGACAGTGTCAGCATTCCAAAGAGCACCACCGTGATCTGGCTGGCCGATGAAGCGGCCCAGCCGGCCACCGGAGTCACCTTCCCCAATGGATCCTGGGTTACCCACCTGTGTCTGGATTCCAATTGGTCTGGCAATATGACCATACGCGTCGGCAGTTGGGATGGGGCCAATTTCACACCCTTTACCATCAGCGGTACCGCATCAATGACCTGGGACAGCGGCAAGCAACAGCTGGCATATCAGACGCAAACCGGTTCCGAGACAATAGCCCAGAACGACTATCTGGCTCTGGAAATCACCAATAATGACGCCAATAGTTCTCATAGCATCATGACCAACGGGTGTTCGGAATTGCAATCCCCCTGCAGCGATCCCGGCTATCCCACCCCCGAGATTGCCACCGGCATCATGGTAGCTTTAGGCGTTTTGGGGCTGGCCGGATATGTGTTCATTCGGCGCAAACAGACCCAGGATGTACTGGCCTAAACAGTAACGAGCAACTTTTCACAAAGGCTCAAGAGAAGAGAGGGGGTGCCTCAGAGGCGTCCTCTCTCTTCTGATTTCCTCCTCACCTCTCCGCAGCCACCAGCCTCTTCGAAGCCAGGAGAAACACGCCGGCTACTCCCATCAGGGGAAGCAGATACAAAGCCACCTGTCCCAGTCCCACAGAGTAATCACCAACAGCCAGCCTGGTCAACAAGCTGAAAGGCGATGGGTTCGAGAGGTAGCTCAACCCCACAGCGCCAAGGAGCACCAGCGAATAGATGAACTGGGAACGCTCTCTATCCTTGAAGTAAAGCCCGATGATCCCTGCAGCAAATGACACAGCGGCAGCGACGATAACGGAAAGAGAAAGCACCGGCACGAGGTTTTCTATAGAGAAACCGTTGATCCGCAACAGGCCCACCCATAAGGCGCACTGGAACAATGCTGTCAGGATAGCAGCGAACACCTTGGACGAAAATATCTGGTTGAGAGAAATGGGCGCAGCCCATAGAGTATCAAGCGTCTTGCCCTCCAATTCCTCAGAGAAGGTATCGATGACGATGCTTCCGGCAATCAGCGCCGGGAAGAACATCAGCAGGGGAATGATGATGGAATAGAGGAATTCATAGTCGGTGCTAGGTTTTCCCTCAAGATCAGAATAGTTGAGTTGCACCCCGTTTGCTTCCCGCATCGCATTCTCGGCCTTTTTGAGAGGCTCGTTCAGCGTCATCAGGATGACCGTCGACTGCGCATCCGACTCCGGCAAGAAGAGCTGCATATCCACTATTCCCGCCTCACTGGCCGGAACAGACACGATGGCATCAAGCTGGTTTGATTGGAATGCTTTCTCTGCGCCCGCAATATCAGGGATGGGGAACACTTGTATGTTTCGTTTCTCTACCAGCGAATACATCACCGGGCTGGCAGCATCGCCAACATATCCCACTTTGATGTTGACATTGGAATTCTCGCCGATCGATGTCGGATCATAGAACGCCATGATGCCCGTCAGCATAATCGAAGAAAAAGAAGCGATGAAGAACTGGATCAGCATGGCAAAGAGAATCGTCTTCTCTTTCTTGATCGATCGCAGTTCTTTCCTTACCAGTATCCAGAACCGTCTCATGACAGCGCCTCCAGGATAATCGTCATATTGTAAATTCCGTGGATGACCACCCCCGCAAAGATGCCCAGGGCATAGTATTTCACCCCTAGTCGCGCCGGTATGAGACAGACCACAGTGGTGCACACAAAGTGCAGCGCCAGCGGGACAAGCAGCATTCCGGAGCCAAAGATGGCATCCGTGAACTCGGACCTGTCCATGACGCTGAGAGCCAGATACAGCAACAGTTTTTCCCCGATCAGGAATCCCAGGGCCGACAAGAAGGACAGCACAACGACACTCTTGAGCGAGCCAATGACCTTATTCTGCAAAAGCACGAAGATGCCCGTCGATTTGGCGATCTCTTCGGTGACAACTGCCAGCGCCAATATCACGCCCCAGCCGAGGACCCCGTTCAGATTTGAGGCGATAACGATAGAGGCAAACTGAGCCATGAACACCACCGGCACCAGACACAGGCTCAGCACAAAGATCGACGCTTTAAGGTGATTCTGGTCGATGGCCAGA
Proteins encoded in this region:
- a CDS encoding ABC transporter permease, translated to MRRFWILVRKELRSIKKEKTILFAMLIQFFIASFSSIMLTGIMAFYDPTSIGENSNVNIKVGYVGDAASPVMYSLVEKRNIQVFPIPDIAGAEKAFQSNQLDAIVSVPASEAGIVDMQLFLPESDAQSTVILMTLNEPLKKAENAMREANGVQLNYSDLEGKPSTDYEFLYSIIIPLLMFFPALIAGSIVIDTFSEELEGKTLDTLWAAPISLNQIFSSKVFAAILTALFQCALWVGLLRINGFSIENLVPVLSLSVIVAAAVSFAAGIIGLYFKDRERSQFIYSLVLLGAVGLSYLSNPSPFSLLTRLAVGDYSVGLGQVALYLLPLMGVAGVFLLASKRLVAAER